The following proteins come from a genomic window of Ursus arctos isolate Adak ecotype North America unplaced genomic scaffold, UrsArc2.0 scaffold_12, whole genome shotgun sequence:
- the KPRP gene encoding keratinocyte proline-rich protein: MCDQQQIQWCLPVPQCCVKGSSFYPSQSPSAKSQVLVQAPCEMQIVERPTPFPVQVSQVKCQAPCQSQTMQVKCQAPCQPKTTQAKCQASSQSKTTQAKCQASSQSKTTQVKCQAPCHSQISCVQCQAPCQPEVSYVQYEAPCPVQTCYVECAPVCYTETCYVECPLQTFVPRPAPQPVQTYVACPPVSQSQGRFSTQCQYQGSHGRNSLQRQSPASYSNCAPQRQSRSSFSTRAPQGQAQSSSGSFPLQRRSQSTSRCLPPRQLQPSYRSCSPPRRSEPYYSSWLPSACSSSSCNYCTPPRRSEPIYSSGCPRGPTSGCSRRCGPKCRIEISSPCCPRQVPPQKCPVQIPPIRRCSESCAPRPSWGASCPELRPRVESRPLPSVCPPRRLDQSPERSLQRCPLPAPRSCPRPAPRPYPRPEPRARSDPRPCPPPRRRSEPCLCPEQRPAPRAASYPRRVQRDFPESRPCPQPCEHPEPYSLPEPIPLPAPCPSPEPFVEPRRCPSPCSGPNPILCPGDVGGHESNPCRLDTEAPSCGPAGYNQWQGSGDSFGPCDGIPEPQGFGDYGNQGGTCVGVKGGSSAGTKGAYF; this comes from the coding sequence ATGTGTGACCAGCAGCAGATTCAGTGGTGCCTGCCAGTCCCCCAGTGCTGTGTGAAGGGTtcctccttctacccctcccagTCCCCCAGTGCCAAGAGCCAGGTGCTGGTCCAAGCCCCTTGTGAGATGCAAATTGTGGAGCGTCCCACACCATTCCCAGTTCAAGTTTCCCAGGTAAAATGCCAGGCTCCATGCCAGTCCCAGACTATGCAGGTGAAgtgccaggctccatgccagCCTAAGACTACCCAAGCAAAGTGCCAGGCTTCAAGCCAGTCTAAGACCACCCAAGCGAAGTGCCAGGCTTCAAGCCAGTCTAAGACCACCCAAGTGAAGTGCCAGGCTCCATGCCACTCTCAAATTTCCTGTGTTCAATGCCAGGCCCCATGCCAGCCTGAGGTTTCCTATGTGCAATATGAAGCTCCCTGCCCTGTTCAGACCTGCTATGTAGAATGTGCTCCAGTTTGTTATACAGAAACTTGTTATGTGGAATGCCCACTCCAGACCTTCGTACCCCGTCCAGCTCCTCAGCCTGTCCAGACTTATGTGGCTTGTCCCCCAGTTTCCCAGTCTCAGGGAAGATTCTCAACCCAGTGCCAGTATCAGGGCTCCCATGGCAGAAACTCCCTGCAGCGTCAGTCCCCAGCTTCCTACAGCAACTGCGCCCCCCAGCGTCAGTCCCGGTCTTCATTTAGCACTCGCGCACCCCAGGGCCAGGCCCAAAGCTCTTCTGGGAGCTTCCCCCTCCAGCGTCGCTCCCAGAGCACCAGCAGATGCCTCCCTCCTCGCCAACTGCAGCCTTCCTACCGCAGCTGTTCCCCTCCACGACGGTCTGAGCCCTACTACAGCAGCTGGCTGCCATCAGCATGTTCTTCGAGTTCCTGTAACTACTGCACCCCACCCCGCCGCTCTGAGCCCATCTACAGCAGTGGCTGTCCTCGGGGTCCCACTTCAGGCTGCTCTCGGAGATGTGGTCCCAAGTGCCGGATAGAGATttcctccccctgctgccccaggcaGGTCCCTCCGCAAAAGTGTCCCGTTCAGATTCCTCCCATCAGACGCTGCTCTGAGAGTTGTGCCCCACGACCTTCCTGGGGTGCCTCCTGCCCGGAGCTGAGGCCACGTGTAGAGTCACGTCCACTCCCAAGCGTCTGTCCACCACGGCGACTGGACCAAAGTCCAGAGAGATCACTGCAGCGATGCCCACTTCCTGCCCCACGTTCATGTCCACGTCCTGCTCCACGGCCATATCCACGCCCAGAACCACGTGCAAGGTCAGATCCCCGTCCATGTCCTCCACCACGGCGACGTTCGGAACCCTGTCTGTGTCCGGAACAACGTCCAGCCCCGCGTGCAGCCTCATATCCCAGACGAGTGCAGCGTGATTTTCCCGAGTCACGTCCATGTCCACAGCCCTGTGAGCACCCAGAACCTTATTCACTTCCAGAACCAATTCCCCTTCCAGCACCCTGCCCAAGCCCAGAGCCGTTTGTGGAGCCTCGGCGCTGTCCCAGCCCATGCTCGGGACCAAATCCAATCCTATGCCCTGGAGACGTAGGCGGTCATGAATCCAACCCATGCCGCCTGGACACCGAGGCCCCCAGCTGTGGCCCAGCTGGTTATAACCAGTGGCAAGGAAGTGGTGACAGCTTTGGGCCTTGTGATGGGATTCCAGAGCCACAGGGTTTCGGTGATTACGGAAACCAAGGAGGTACCTGTGTTGGAGTGAAAGGAGGTTCTTCTGCTGGAACAAAGGGTGCTTATTTTTAA